In Microbacterium sp. SLBN-146, one genomic interval encodes:
- a CDS encoding acyltransferase, whose translation MDTLRGVAILLIVVLHAIALPALLSGVPSPRVFDYLNAAVTPYRMPMLMALSGMLLSRALKKRPWPYALGKIRALVWPYVVWVAIYWLVVWPPQFPAWQDWVATSWLWYIFFLAVYFAIAPVVVRVPAWLSPLLLWAISAVVPDPEWTRFFLYAGYFFGGHALWTYRASLRRFDSPKVTVAALVVTLALSAAYVLQERGVVFLIPLRNEELIYAPATILGVGGLILLARKIADRWTGPLRYLGRNSVVFYLVHYPIQIIVTSLLGAAWLWDWQLHVGLGVLAPLVVGAALVWLRRFAVVDALFVMPWPGASDQDALRPRGLTRRSF comes from the coding sequence ATGGACACGCTCCGTGGCGTGGCGATCCTGCTCATCGTCGTTTTACACGCGATCGCTCTTCCGGCACTCTTGTCCGGAGTCCCGTCGCCGCGCGTGTTCGACTATCTGAACGCCGCCGTCACGCCGTACCGCATGCCGATGCTCATGGCGCTGTCGGGAATGCTGCTGAGCCGCGCGCTGAAGAAGCGTCCGTGGCCTTATGCGCTGGGGAAGATCCGAGCACTGGTGTGGCCGTACGTGGTGTGGGTTGCCATCTACTGGCTGGTCGTCTGGCCGCCGCAGTTCCCGGCGTGGCAGGACTGGGTCGCCACAAGTTGGTTGTGGTACATCTTCTTCCTCGCGGTCTACTTCGCGATCGCACCCGTGGTCGTCCGCGTACCCGCCTGGCTCTCGCCGCTTCTTCTCTGGGCGATCTCGGCGGTCGTGCCCGATCCGGAGTGGACGCGATTCTTCCTGTACGCCGGTTACTTCTTCGGTGGCCACGCCCTGTGGACCTATCGGGCTTCCTTGCGCCGGTTCGACAGTCCGAAGGTGACCGTGGCCGCGCTGGTCGTGACGCTCGCACTGTCGGCGGCATACGTGCTGCAGGAGCGCGGTGTCGTCTTCCTCATCCCGCTGCGCAATGAAGAGCTCATCTACGCGCCCGCGACGATCCTCGGCGTGGGGGGACTCATCCTGCTCGCGCGCAAGATCGCCGATCGGTGGACTGGGCCTCTGCGGTACCTCGGGCGCAACTCGGTCGTCTTCTACCTCGTCCACTACCCCATCCAGATCATCGTGACGAGCCTGCTGGGAGCGGCCTGGCTGTGGGATTGGCAGCTCCACGTAGGACTCGGCGTTCTCGCGCCGCTCGTCGTGGGCGCCGCTCTGGTTTGGCTGCGCCGCTTCGCCGTCGTCGATGCCCTGTTCGTGATGCCCTGGCCGGGCGCGTCCGATCAGGATGCTCTCCGGCCCCGCGGCCTCACGCGGCGCTCCTTCTGA